Part of the Shewanella eurypsychrophilus genome is shown below.
TGATGCTGGATCACGTAATTGGTTATCAAGTGTAGCAAGGTTATTTAGGATCTCTTCAGTACGACGTACAACCCAAACAGGTTTGCCACGCCATTCAACTCGGATCAATTGACCTGGCTCTACTTTGCTTATATTTACTTCAACCGGTGCGCCTGCAGCTTTCGCTTTGGCACTCGGATTCCATGACTTTATAAAAGGAACCGCTACAGCGACGGCACCTGCACCACCTACTACGGCGGTTGCTGCGGTCAGAAATCTGCGACGTCCGGTATCGACTGGCGCATTGCTCATCCACTTATCTCCAGAGAGTGTTGGAATTTTTGTTTTAAATTATTTTTAAAAATCGGGTTTCACCCCAAAACTCAAAAACGAAACTTGAGGCGGAGCTCATTATAGCCAAAAATTAGAAGCAGATCATAGTAAATCAGATAACAAAGTTAACTATGTTCACAAAATCGCATCAGCAGCACATAAAATGGACACTTATATAGATAAATAAATGACAGAAATGCAAAGTTAAGTCACAAATAACGAATAGCATACCTTGCTAAATTAGTCGTTTAGGAATACAAAGCAAAAAAAACCCGGCAAATGCCGGGTTTTTCATTGAAACAAGCTTATTTGATTTGTGGACTCTTCATGTATTTGAAGAATTCACTATCTGGCTCAAGCACCATCACGTTCGAATCATTTTCGAAACTTGATTTATATGCTTCTAGACTACGTACAAAGCTATAAAATTCAGGGTCTTTAGAGAAAGTATCAGCATAAATCTTAGCAGCTGTTGCATCTCCTTCACCTCGAACCTCAAGTGCTTTACGTTGCGCCTCGGCCAACATGATCGTTACCGAAGCATCCGTCTTCGCCTTGATGATCTCAGACTGCTCCATACCCTGTGCTCTGTGCTCTTTCGCTACAGCGGTACGTTCTGCACGCATACGCTGATAGATACTTGAACTTACATTAGCAGGTAAGTTGATCTGTTTAACTCGAACATCAACTACTTCAATCCCTAGGTCTGCAGCACTTTCAGCGGCATTTCTAAGTGCATCTTGCTGCAACTCGTCACGACTACCAGAGACAATCTCTTTAATCGTGCGACGACCAAACTCGGTACGCAGATCGTTATTAATCTTACGCTGCAGTAGTGACTCGGCGTTCGCCTTGATACCACCATTAGTCGAAAGATAGTATTTCTCATGATCCATGATGCGCCACTTCACATAAGAGTCGACCATAAGGTCTTTCTTTTCTGAAGTTACGAATCGATCCGCTGCGCCATCCATTGTCTGAATACGCGAGTCTAGAAACTTAATCTTATCGATCATAGGCAGCTTAAGGTGCAAGCCTGGCTCATAAATACGTGTCACGCCATCATCTTTCAGGATTTTACCGAAGCGTGAAACTATCGCTCTTTCACCTTCGTTAACAACTAGAATCGATGATAAAAACACAGCAACAAGTACGGCAGCAATAATCGCAGTAAGTCTACCCATGATTAATTCCTCCCCTGACGTTCGCCACGAGTCGGACGCGTATCTAACGGTATACTCGTGTTACTTGATGAACCATAATTTGTCGATGAGCTCGTGGTTGAATTCGAGCTTACGTTTCTAGGTTTGCTATCAGCCTGATTTTTTTGCATCAGTTTATCTAATGGAAGGTACATCATGTTGCCGCTGTTTTTCGCATCGAGCAACACTTTACTAGTTCCACTCATCACTTCTTGCATAGCATCAAGGTATAAACGCTCACGTGTAACCTCAGGTGCTAACTGATATTCAGGTAGTAGCAATTCAAAGCTAGCCACTTTACCTCTAGCTTCTAAGATTTCACGCTGTTTGTATGCGTTAGCTTGCTGCTCCATACGCTGAACTTGACCACGAGCCTTAGGCTCAATGGCACGAGCATAAGCTTCTGCTTCACGGATAAAGCGCTGTTCATCTTCCTGTGCTGAAATCGCGTCATCAAAAGCATTTTTAACTTCCTCTGGCGGACGAGCAGGCAAGAAGTTCACATCAACGATATTAATACCCAGCTTATAAGGCTCAATAATACGTTCGACTTCAGCCCAAGTATCACGACGGATCTGATCACGACCAGTGGTCAAGATGTCATCCATCTTATTATGACCAACAACGTAACGCAGCGCACTGTCTGTAGCTTCGCGCAAACTTGCATTTGCATCAACAGCACTGAACAGGAAGTTATATGCGTCAGTCACTCTGTATTGAACATCAAGTTCAACCAGAACAACGTTTTCATCAGCTGTCAGCATGCTGCCTGAAGCAGGAATTGAACGTACAGTGCTCACATTGACTGGAAACACTTCATCGATAAATGTGGCTTTCCATTGTAAACCAGGATCGACTTGACCAATATACTGGCCAAATCTTAATGCGACGCCCTTCTCAGCTTCTTTTACTGTATAGAAACCAGAAAGTCCCCATACAACAATCGCAATACCTAACACAATGATAAGACCAAAAGAACTTACTTTTGGACCGTTACCATTACCTTTCCCACCGCCGAAGCGCTTAGAAAAGTTACGAAAAACTTCATCTAGATCTGGTGGTCCCTTATCGTTACCACTTTTATTTCCCCAAGGGTCTTTATTTCCCTTGTTACCGGGCTCGTTCCAAGCCATTTAGTACTCCATAGATGTATGAAATAAACGAGATTAAAAAAACTACTCTACTATTGATGGCTCAATAATAAAGGTCCCTAATTCCCCATCACTCTGCTTCAATAGACGATGCCAATCGGCTTCAATTATGTCAACAGATAAAATACAGTTCCCCAGATCGTCGTACGCCTTCTGCTGTATCACGTCAAGTCGGTAAAACAGACCAAGATAATGCCCAGCATTTGCTGGTATCCGCAAGGATAACTCTAAAACAACCTTACCAACCATTACGTTGATAGCTTCTTTTATGAGATCTAAGCCTTTTTGTTGCTGGGCCGAAACCCATACTCGCCTAGGTACACCTTCGTCATCGTAATCGATTCTAGGGTTTACCTCCTCTAACAAGTCAATCTTATTACAGACAACTAGTTGAGGAATTTCTTCTGCACCAATCTCTTTGAGCACGCTCTGAACTTGCTCAAAGTTATCCTCCATATTCTCGTCATGACAATCGACAATATGCAGCAATAGATCGGCTTCTCGAGTTTCTTGTAACGTGGCCTTAAATGCCGCCACTAAGTCGTGTGGCAAATGGCGAATAAAACCAACGGTATCAGCTAAAATCACATCACCATTCTTTAAATCTAACTTTCGTAAAGTAGGATCTAGAGTAGCAAATAACTGATCTGCAGCATAAACCTCTGAAACTGTCAGCGAGTTGAACAGAGTTGATTTGCCCGCGTTGGTGTAGCCAACTAATGAAACTGTCGCCAAATCACTGCGACGACGTGCTCTTCTACTCTGCTCTCGCTGTTTATCTACTTTTGCTAAACGCTTATTGATGTTGCCTATTCGACCACGAAGTAATCGTCTATCGGTTTCGAGCTGAGTTTCCCCAGGACCTCGCATGCCGATACCACCTTTTTGGCGCTCCAGATGCGTCCAACCACGAATAAGGCGAGTCGACATATGGCGCAACTGCGCTAGCTCCACCTGTAACTTACCTTCGTAGGTACGCGCTCTCTGTGCAAAAATATCAAGAATGAGTGTTGTACGATCTAGCACACGACACTGACAAACCACCTCAAGATTCCTCTCTTGAGCTGGACTCAATGTATGATTAAAAATCACCACATTGGCCTCTGTCGCAGCCACCAAAGCTGCTATCTCATCCGCCTTACCAGAACCGACAAAAAATTTCCGATCTGGTGAGCGACGGCTGGCAGTGATTACTCCGACTTGCCGGGCTCCTGCCGAATCCACTAAAAGCTGTAATTCGACTAAATCTTCCCTACGGTCTTCATCGGAAAAATCAATATGGACAAGGACGGCATCTTCACCCGCCTCATAACGATCAAACAAATGCTCGCTCCTTAAAAAACTTACTCACTAGTCTCATCTGGCTGACCATTTTGTCCAGGTGTAGCATGATGATTGCTAACATTAAATGGACGAGCTGGTACAACAGTAGAGATCGCGTGCTTGTAAACCATCTGACTAACCGTGTTTTTAAGCAAGATAACAAATTGATCGAAAGACTCAACTTGGCCTTGTAATTTGATGCCATTAACAAGATAAATTGAAACAGGAACGCGCTCACGGCGAAGTGCGTTCAAAAATGGGTCTTGTAAAGATTGCCCCTTAGCCATTTTATAATTTCCTTTTTAATAAAAATAAGTAGTAAAACTAATACAACATAACTTTCTTGTTTAGATTTAGTATTATATAGCTAGAGCGAATTAGCTAGCGACAATGTCGCAATACGGTATTTAGATTCGTCTCTGCGCCACTTTCCAACCAATTTAACTCTGGCCAACCACGTAACCATGTTAATTGACGCTTAGCTAATTGCCTAGTAGCAATTATCCCCTTTTCGACCATAGTATTATAGTCATAATCACCATCTAGATACTGCCAGCACTGTCTGTAGCCAACGCACCTCATAGATGGAAGATCTGAATGCAGTTCTTTTCTCAGTTTAAGATGACTAACTTCTTCTACTAAACCTTGATTTAACATCAATTTGAATCTTTCTTCTATAGAAAGATGTAACACTTTTCGATCTTTTGGCGCAATAGCAAATTGAATCACCTCATAAGGAAGAGGTTCAGACTTAATTTGTGTCAGCTCTGTCAAGGTTTTACCACTGATCCGGTAGACCTCTAATGCCCTCGATAAACGTTGAGGATCATTTGGATGAATACGTTCTGCTGAGACAGGGTCCAATCGATTTAGTTCATCATGCAAATGCTGCCAACCAAATTCTTCGGCTTCTTTTGCTATCTGCTCCCTTATCGGCTCATCCGCTGCTGGTAAAGGAGATAAGCCCTCTAACAAAGCCTTGAAATAAAGCATTGTGCCGCCAACCAATAGAGGTGTCTTGCCCAATCCAATGATATCGCCGATCTCTCTGAGCGCGTCAACTCTGAAATCTGCTGCTGAATAGCTCTCCAAGGGATCACGGATATTAATCAATCTGTGCGGTGCAACAGCAAGCTCTTCTGCCGTTGGTTTTGCACTGCCTATATCCATGCCTCGATATATCAACGCCGAATCTACAGATATTATTTCGCAGTTATGATTTTTAACCAATTCAATCGCTAACGCAGTTTTTCCTGAAGCCGTTGGCCCCATAAGCGTTATGATTTTCGGTAAGTTTGCTTGTGTCACTCGATTATACTTCCAACTTATTCAGTGCTCGTATCGAACATCGTCTACATTTAATTCAATCTAAAATGTGATACAACTACTGTGTATTCAATTGTGCTTCTAACCAAGACTGCCAGGGTAACGCTGTGGTCAGCATCATTAACTCTTGCTGTACACTTTCCTCTGACTGAAGCAGCTCCAGCCAAATACTCTCTGGCACACTAAGATCTTGCTTCACTTGGCTGACCAACCAAGATGCTAAAGCGTCCTGACTCGGCTCCTCAAATCGAAACCATTGTAAAAGTTCAGGTACCACTGTAACCAGCCGACTCTGCCTTAGATATGGGGGCACTTTCTTTATTATCAACTGCCCCAGACGAATAGTTAACTCAATTCCTATTTTCCTTAATAACACTTCTCTTTGCTCTATCGTTTCAATCCAATCCTCATCCATGGCGATCGAAACAGGCATTAACAATGGCTGACTAATCAAGCCCAGATCCAGTTTACTGGCAATATTCACTTGTAAGAGTTTATCTGCTACTTTTTCTATGGATAACAAACTCAGCTCTTCACCTTTGGCCAGCACCCAGTATTGATTGGCTAAAACTGCCGGAGCAGCCGGCAGGCCTCCTTCTATTGCCAACTCATTTACTGTATTTGGCACATTGGGTGTTGTGAGTAAGGCACCATAAGCAGCAATGCTCTCAGAACTCGGAAGCTCTGTTTGTGGCCGTGATGAGGAACGAGTGTTTGATAAACGGTCTCCAGAGACGTATGACGCATTCATGTTTCGAGACAATTGGGGAGTAATGCTTGGCCCACTGGCAGTCGTCCTAGCTTGTTCCATTGCTTTTACAGGCTCATTGACTGCTCCGGCCTTGGAGTGACTAGCTTGCTGGTATTTAGCGTCATGGATACTAAGTTCTGGTGCATTGAGTGCATCAGGGGCTATTTCACTAAAATGGGTCTCTTGAGCTGGCAATGCTTGTCCCACTTGCGCTAAAGCAGACTGCAGTACCTGCAGAATATAATCATGTATATAGCGACTCTGGTGAAACCTGACCTCATGCTTTGCTGGATGCACATTGACATCGACTTGATGTGGATCCAAATCAAGCATTAGCACATAACTCGCTTGCGCACCGGTCACATGCTCGGCAAAAGCTTGCCTGACAGCGTGATTGACTAACCTGTCACGAACCAAACGTCCATTAACATAAAAATACTGAGTATCGCTAGCGGGTGACTCAAAGTAAGGAGATTGAATATAGCCACTTAACTTTAAATCATCATGCTCACAATTAATTTCAATTGCCTGTTGAGCAAATTTTTTGCCACTAATCTGAGCTAATCGCTGTAAATACTGATCTGAAGTCTTAGCGGGTCGATAATTCCTTACCGTTTTACCATTATTTTTTAATGTAAAGTGAATTTCACTCCGTACGAGTGCAATTCGTTTAAGCCACTCATCGATATGAGTAAATTCTGTCTTATCACTTTTAAGGAAACGTCTTCTCGCTGGCGTATTAAAAAACAAATCAACCGCTTCAACCGTCGAGCCAACGGGGTGGGCGGCAGGTATTACCTTAACAGCCATATCAGAACCTTCGGCATAGGCTTGCCAGGCTTCAGACTGCTCCTCAGTACGAGACGTTAACGTTAAGCGAGACACTGAACTGATACTCGCTAATGCTTCACCACGAAAACCAAAGCTTAAGATGGCATCGAGATCATCTAAGGTACTTAGTTTAGATGTTGCATGTCTAGACAATGCTAGTGCAAGCTCATCTTTAGGGATACCTGAGCCATTATCATGTATTTTTATGAGTTTACTGCCACCCTTTTCGATCTCTATATCGACTCTGGTAGCTCCTGCATCTAAGCTATTTTCAACCAGCTCTTTGATAACAGAGGCTGGGCGTTCAACAACCTCACCGGCTGCAATTTGGTTTGCTAGCTGAGGGGGTAATATTTGAATAGTCATGTTATTTAACTCTCAAAACAGGGCAATAACTTAGCTTAACGACAGTAAGCTAAGCTCGTGGTATAACGAGTTTCTGACCTATACGTATATTGTTAGATTTGAGTTTATTGGCCTTTTTAATACTTAAAACTGAGACTTGATATCTATGGGCTATAACAGAGAGTGACTCACCTTTGCGTACGTTATGCTTGAGTGAGCCTTTACTTGCCATCAGCGAATTAATTGGAGGGTTACTCTCAAAGTATCTCTGCACACCCTTATGGACAGCCTTTGCAATATTATTCTGATGATCTCTTTGTGATAGCAACCTCTCCTCTTTGTGGTTCGAGATAAAGCCTGTCTCAACCAAAATTGAAGGGATATCAGGGGATTTTAATACGCCAAAACTAGCCGACTCTGGCTTATGCTTATGTAACTTAGTCACTTTCCCTAATTGCGACAACACAACATCAGCGATATCATGGCTACTCACCATTGAACTATCCATCTTCATATCGAGAATAGTTCTGGCCAAGTACTGTTCACTATCACTGTTTTGAATGATCTCACCCGCGCCACCTAAAAGCTCTGAATGCTTTTCTTTATGCTCGAGCCACTGACCAATTTCACTGTTTGCTCTTCTCATTGACAACACCCAAACGGATGCGCCTCTGGGCTGAGGAGAGGTAAAAGCATCGGCATGAATGGAAACAAGAAGATCGGCTTTACTGTTTCTGGCAATCTCTGAGCGCTTGTTAAGATTAACAAAGTAATCCCCAGTACGTGTCATCACCGCCTTCATACCTGGTGTTGCATTAATTTTAGCTTCGACTTTTTTTGCTATCTGCAAAACAATTGTCTTTTCATAGATCCCTGTTGGACCTATGGACCCTGGATCATCTCCACCATGGCCAGCATCAATGGCAACAATAACATCACGCAATTTAGTTTTAGGCTGAGTAGGTTTGCTAATGGATGGCACATGGCTATCGTCGAGATCCACCACTAATCGATTTCCATAAGGTGCTGTTGGCGAAAGTGCAAACAAACTAGCTTTGACCGGTTTTACCAGGTCGATAACTAAACGCAATGTTCCCTTGGAAGGCGGCTTACTGATCCTGACTTTTTTTACCAACTTACTATTATTAGCAATTTTACTTAAGTTAAGTTTGGTTGAAGTCCCTTTAAGATCGACGACTAAACGATAAGGACTCGTCAGGTTAAAATGGGTATAAGCTGGAGCTTGACTGAGATCGAAAACCACCCGCGTAGACTCAGGAGCGGCCCAGATACGTACCCCATCGAGCTTATTAGCACTTTGAACGACAAATGACGTACCCAGTGAAAACATAACCAGCAGGATTTTTAGAAAACTTTCGATTTTTATCATTATTATTTAAATTTACTTAGCAGCGCTTGCCCTTGAGGAGTTCCCGAGGTGATTTCAACGTCTCTACCTGTTCCCACATATTTCATTGTAATGCTGATGTCGGCAATAGGCATTAAGCCATGGCCACGATCTGGCCACTCGACAATACAAACACTTTTATCGGTGAAGTAATCCCTGATCCCCATGTACTCAAGTTCTTCAGGATCGCTTAATCGGTAAAGATCAAAATGGAACAGATCAATATTTTCGAGTTCATAGGGCTCAACTATGGCATATGTAGGGCTTTTCACCGTACCATGATGCCCTAAAGCCTGAATTAAACCTCGACTTAAGGTCGTTTTCCCTGCTCCGAGTTCACCAGATAAATTAACTGTTAAAGGCGGTGAAATAATTTGAGCTAAACGTCTACCCAAATCCACTGTATCCTGCTCACCCTCTAGAAAAACCTTAACCGATGCCATTGTATTAAGTTTACCTGTCATAAAGCTGATTCGAACCCAATACTTTATAGCAAATAATCTAACAGCTAAACAAATTTCATAAAATAGCAGGCATTCACTCGTTAAATATTATTTACCAAAGATCGAATATGCGGCATAAGATCACTCGCTAGCATGCCACGCTCCCCTTGCAATGCTGCACGGTCTGCTGCTGCACCATGAATGACAACGCCCATGATTGCAGCATCTAGTAAGCTATGGTTTTGAGACAAAAGCGCGCCAATCACCCCTGACAATACATCTCCACAGCCACCACTGGCTAACCCAGGATTTCCTACCGGTGCGACTACACACTGCTTACCGTCAGTGATCAGGGTGCCAGGCCCTTTCAGAACAACAATACCACCATACTTTGCCTGAATATCTTGAGCTGCTTTAAATCTATCTTTCTCTACATTTTCAATCGAGCAAGCTAACAGTCGAGCAGCTTCTCCACTGTGGGGAGTTAATATCCAATTACCTTGAGATCTGGGCTCTTCACTGAGCAGGTTCAATGCGTCAGCATCTAACACACAGGGCTTGTCACTGAGAGCCACGGCCTTAAGTAGATTATAGCCCCAAGTCTGTTTGCCTAGACCTGGACCGATGACGAGAGTATGTGCCCAACCGAGTCGGAGATAAACTTCCATATCAACCAATTCACAACCCCAAAACATCAGTTCAGGTCGGTTAGCGTTAACCGTATTTTGATGCTCTGGTCTTGAAATCACATTGACCAAGCCAGCACCAGCCCTTAAACAGGCCTCTCCTGCAAGTCTAACCGCTCCCGCCATACCATTATCGCCACCTATTACTGTGACTTTTCCTGATAATCCCTTATGGCTATCTCTGGCACGAGGAATAATCCTTGCTCTCACAAATTTATCGGTAACTTGCGTTACTACTGTTGTGGGTAAGAAAGGAGACATTCCCAATGATGCAAGCATGATTTTTCCGCAGCAATGTCTCGCGTGCCCCGTCATCAACCCTTGCTTCAATGCGCCAAATGTTATCGTCATATCAGCCTCGATAGCACAAGCACTGTAGCCTGTATCAGGGATTATTCCTGATGGGACATCGATACTCAGCACCCATGCCTTTGACATATTTACCGTATCAATGATATCCCTAATGGTCTCTCTGACTTCGCCATTAACACCTACACCTAATAAACCATCAACAATAACTTCAGCGGTCGCAATACGATCTAAATCGACTTTCTCCACGCTGCCGCCTAGACAAATGTATGCATCTCGGCAGCGGGCAAAATCTAGACGACTTGCTTGTTCAGCTTCCGTTCTTGATACCGCCATTAATGAAACTAGGTACCCAGACTCAATTAACTTACTGGCACAAATAAATGCATCGGCACCATTATTTCCATAACCTGCCAACACTAAAATAGGCACGTCTTTACTATGCCTTTTCGATAACAGTCTAAATGCGGCATTGCCTGCTAATTCAATTAGCTCAAAATTGGTTAGCTCTCCAGTAGCAAGATAATCTTGCTCTGCTTGGTTAATTTGTTCACTGGTGTACATTTCACAAGGAAGCTCTAGTTCTTCTTTATGCATAAATATCTCCCTCATAAGTCAATATCGAAACGATATAGTGCTCATTAAATAATAAAAACAAGATTAGTAGTTAGAGTCTGAAGCGACCAATAGTTTCTGTCGTTACTCGTTTTAAATCAGTAAAATTTGATCTCGAACAAGAAACCTTGCACAGGTAATAAAATACAGATTTTTGACTATAAAGCTGATAGAAAAATATGACTTAACGGTTCATTACCAGAATTAATTACGACAACCTACAAAGACTAACAATTCAAAACTAGCCCAACATTTTCTTATAAAAAAAGGTGCCAGATGGCACCTTTTCAGTGAAAACGGAGCAATATCTAAGCCTATATATCATCCATACGAATACAGCTATGAACCAGCCTTTGCTGTTGTATTTTTTCTACTCGTACCAAGTCATTTAAGGCACCAGAGATATCTATAGAGGATGAATGCTCAGCCGTTTTTTGCAAAAGTTCAATTAATCGATTATCTAAATTTAGATGGAGATCTAAAACATCTTCCTCAGTCATATTGGCCGTTAGCACTGTGTCGTGACATCTCTTAACAAAATCTTCAAAACTAATATCTTTATACCAAGTATCTAAAACTTTCTTTGGGGCTTCATCGATGTAGTTCTCTAACTTTTCAGCCACCCCTTTTTGATGCTGCTGAAAGTACTCAAGCATCATTTTGACCCTCGTTGAGTCAGCTTCAACTTGTAATCGACTATATAATTTAGACATCTCTATTCGGCAAGTTGCAACATAACCTAGTAGTTCGCTTAGCTGTTGAAATCGCATTATCGCACTCCAAAAATTCTTGCCAAAAGCTGGCTCAATTAATCATCTATGTGGCTATTATGGGGACTAATTGGAAATGAATATTTGAACAAGTTCAAACTTTAGTACTTCCCACTCGGCTACATTAGAGATTGTTAAAGAGTTTCGCCATCCATCACGTAAATGACCATAAAGTGATGTAGGTATGAAATAGCTGAATAATGAGAGATAAAGTCGCTTAAAACTTAATATTTTGGAAGTTTGAATCGAAGGAGAAAGTAGAAGGAGGAAATTGGAGCGAGTTCTTGATTTAAACTGAAGGAGGTCGAACCGGCTCTCGTTTCGAGATAGCTATACCTTGGCATAGAGCGAGGTATCGTTTTTTTCTACGAGCACAACTGAGCTAATGTCGCGTAAAATTTTATACTTGGATGTTTGATATCGAAGAGGAAGATTGGAGCG
Proteins encoded:
- the hflC gene encoding protease modulator HflC, with the protein product MGRLTAIIAAVLVAVFLSSILVVNEGERAIVSRFGKILKDDGVTRIYEPGLHLKLPMIDKIKFLDSRIQTMDGAADRFVTSEKKDLMVDSYVKWRIMDHEKYYLSTNGGIKANAESLLQRKINNDLRTEFGRRTIKEIVSGSRDELQQDALRNAAESAADLGIEVVDVRVKQINLPANVSSSIYQRMRAERTAVAKEHRAQGMEQSEIIKAKTDASVTIMLAEAQRKALEVRGEGDATAAKIYADTFSKDPEFYSFVRSLEAYKSSFENDSNVMVLEPDSEFFKYMKSPQIK
- the hflK gene encoding FtsH protease activity modulator HflK, yielding MAWNEPGNKGNKDPWGNKSGNDKGPPDLDEVFRNFSKRFGGGKGNGNGPKVSSFGLIIVLGIAIVVWGLSGFYTVKEAEKGVALRFGQYIGQVDPGLQWKATFIDEVFPVNVSTVRSIPASGSMLTADENVVLVELDVQYRVTDAYNFLFSAVDANASLREATDSALRYVVGHNKMDDILTTGRDQIRRDTWAEVERIIEPYKLGINIVDVNFLPARPPEEVKNAFDDAISAQEDEQRFIREAEAYARAIEPKARGQVQRMEQQANAYKQREILEARGKVASFELLLPEYQLAPEVTRERLYLDAMQEVMSGTSKVLLDAKNSGNMMYLPLDKLMQKNQADSKPRNVSSNSTTSSSTNYGSSSNTSIPLDTRPTRGERQGRN
- the hflX gene encoding ribosome rescue GTPase HflX — its product is MFDRYEAGEDAVLVHIDFSDEDRREDLVELQLLVDSAGARQVGVITASRRSPDRKFFVGSGKADEIAALVAATEANVVIFNHTLSPAQERNLEVVCQCRVLDRTTLILDIFAQRARTYEGKLQVELAQLRHMSTRLIRGWTHLERQKGGIGMRGPGETQLETDRRLLRGRIGNINKRLAKVDKQREQSRRARRRSDLATVSLVGYTNAGKSTLFNSLTVSEVYAADQLFATLDPTLRKLDLKNGDVILADTVGFIRHLPHDLVAAFKATLQETREADLLLHIVDCHDENMEDNFEQVQSVLKEIGAEEIPQLVVCNKIDLLEEVNPRIDYDDEGVPRRVWVSAQQQKGLDLIKEAINVMVGKVVLELSLRIPANAGHYLGLFYRLDVIQQKAYDDLGNCILSVDIIEADWHRLLKQSDGELGTFIIEPSIVE
- the hfq gene encoding RNA chaperone Hfq, with the translated sequence MAKGQSLQDPFLNALRRERVPVSIYLVNGIKLQGQVESFDQFVILLKNTVSQMVYKHAISTVVPARPFNVSNHHATPGQNGQPDETSE
- the miaA gene encoding tRNA (adenosine(37)-N6)-dimethylallyltransferase MiaA; this translates as MGPTASGKTALAIELVKNHNCEIISVDSALIYRGMDIGSAKPTAEELAVAPHRLINIRDPLESYSAADFRVDALREIGDIIGLGKTPLLVGGTMLYFKALLEGLSPLPAADEPIREQIAKEAEEFGWQHLHDELNRLDPVSAERIHPNDPQRLSRALEVYRISGKTLTELTQIKSEPLPYEVIQFAIAPKDRKVLHLSIEERFKLMLNQGLVEEVSHLKLRKELHSDLPSMRCVGYRQCWQYLDGDYDYNTMVEKGIIATRQLAKRQLTWLRGWPELNWLESGAETNLNTVLRHCR
- the mutL gene encoding DNA mismatch repair endonuclease MutL — its product is MTIQILPPQLANQIAAGEVVERPASVIKELVENSLDAGATRVDIEIEKGGSKLIKIHDNGSGIPKDELALALSRHATSKLSTLDDLDAILSFGFRGEALASISSVSRLTLTSRTEEQSEAWQAYAEGSDMAVKVIPAAHPVGSTVEAVDLFFNTPARRRFLKSDKTEFTHIDEWLKRIALVRSEIHFTLKNNGKTVRNYRPAKTSDQYLQRLAQISGKKFAQQAIEINCEHDDLKLSGYIQSPYFESPASDTQYFYVNGRLVRDRLVNHAVRQAFAEHVTGAQASYVLMLDLDPHQVDVNVHPAKHEVRFHQSRYIHDYILQVLQSALAQVGQALPAQETHFSEIAPDALNAPELSIHDAKYQQASHSKAGAVNEPVKAMEQARTTASGPSITPQLSRNMNASYVSGDRLSNTRSSSRPQTELPSSESIAAYGALLTTPNVPNTVNELAIEGGLPAAPAVLANQYWVLAKGEELSLLSIEKVADKLLQVNIASKLDLGLISQPLLMPVSIAMDEDWIETIEQREVLLRKIGIELTIRLGQLIIKKVPPYLRQSRLVTVVPELLQWFRFEEPSQDALASWLVSQVKQDLSVPESIWLELLQSEESVQQELMMLTTALPWQSWLEAQLNTQ
- a CDS encoding N-acetylmuramoyl-L-alanine amidase, with the protein product MIKIESFLKILLVMFSLGTSFVVQSANKLDGVRIWAAPESTRVVFDLSQAPAYTHFNLTSPYRLVVDLKGTSTKLNLSKIANNSKLVKKVRISKPPSKGTLRLVIDLVKPVKASLFALSPTAPYGNRLVVDLDDSHVPSISKPTQPKTKLRDVIVAIDAGHGGDDPGSIGPTGIYEKTIVLQIAKKVEAKINATPGMKAVMTRTGDYFVNLNKRSEIARNSKADLLVSIHADAFTSPQPRGASVWVLSMRRANSEIGQWLEHKEKHSELLGGAGEIIQNSDSEQYLARTILDMKMDSSMVSSHDIADVVLSQLGKVTKLHKHKPESASFGVLKSPDIPSILVETGFISNHKEERLLSQRDHQNNIAKAVHKGVQRYFESNPPINSLMASKGSLKHNVRKGESLSVIAHRYQVSVLSIKKANKLKSNNIRIGQKLVIPRA
- the tsaE gene encoding tRNA (adenosine(37)-N6)-threonylcarbamoyltransferase complex ATPase subunit type 1 TsaE, which codes for MASVKVFLEGEQDTVDLGRRLAQIISPPLTVNLSGELGAGKTTLSRGLIQALGHHGTVKSPTYAIVEPYELENIDLFHFDLYRLSDPEELEYMGIRDYFTDKSVCIVEWPDRGHGLMPIADISITMKYVGTGRDVEITSGTPQGQALLSKFK
- a CDS encoding NAD(P)H-hydrate dehydratase, coding for MHKEELELPCEMYTSEQINQAEQDYLATGELTNFELIELAGNAAFRLLSKRHSKDVPILVLAGYGNNGADAFICASKLIESGYLVSLMAVSRTEAEQASRLDFARCRDAYICLGGSVEKVDLDRIATAEVIVDGLLGVGVNGEVRETIRDIIDTVNMSKAWVLSIDVPSGIIPDTGYSACAIEADMTITFGALKQGLMTGHARHCCGKIMLASLGMSPFLPTTVVTQVTDKFVRARIIPRARDSHKGLSGKVTVIGGDNGMAGAVRLAGEACLRAGAGLVNVISRPEHQNTVNANRPELMFWGCELVDMEVYLRLGWAHTLVIGPGLGKQTWGYNLLKAVALSDKPCVLDADALNLLSEEPRSQGNWILTPHSGEAARLLACSIENVEKDRFKAAQDIQAKYGGIVVLKGPGTLITDGKQCVVAPVGNPGLASGGCGDVLSGVIGALLSQNHSLLDAAIMGVVIHGAAADRAALQGERGMLASDLMPHIRSLVNNI